GATTGTAGTTATCTTAAATACTTTTTCATAATGGAAACTGTGTTGCATCAAAACCCGAATTACAACGTTGGGAATAGGGAGGAATAGCACCAAAATTATAGTAAAATATCTACGACGAGATGTGATGAAGGATCTTCGAGACATGTACAGCCATCGCTCAATGGACATCGCTGTTATGGTTAGAATGGTAATGGAGACGAAGAAATAGGCAGTTGCTTCGCCTATTGTATTCAAGGCAGCAAGCTTTGGATTATCGTTTACCTTACAATGCTTCGTTGGAGATATTAGAAAGCTCGCTGCATAACACGGCTGAGCAATGAGTCCTGTGTAAAGATCGTTTAATGCTATTCCACTCAAAAGGATATGAAAGGTTGTTCGTGGAAAAGTTCTCCTCCAAATTGTCGCCAAAATGATTGCGTTTCCTAACACAGCCAAAGGTGATAAAGAAGCGATAGCGACTGCGTGTGAATAAATAACTGCGGAACAaaagttgttattgtttttccaATTGTAGTCGTTTGAGTCATACATTTGCGCTCACGAAGGGCTACCGCTTGAAACGTTAGACTTAGGAACTCTTTCGGTGGCGTTTACACCATagactcagttgataacaccaagtTATCTTGAGTTATATAACGCTGTACATGTATTCTTAGCTTAATgaagttttttaaatgaacgttAGAATAAAAGTCTTTTTTGTGATTATCGGATGAACCTCGAAGGTTGTCGCTCATCAATTGCCTTTTAGAAAGTAATCAAATTTAGTGCAGTCTTTCAAACGGATATATTGTTTAACTTTTGCACCCGCATGCTGTTTctgttttagtaattttttttagataacTAAACATTCAAAGCGTATTGTAGATCCCTAACACTTATAAATGTAAGCATAATCAGTCTTGTAAATTAAATAACACACCATGTCCTCATTTTGATGAGATAGTTTTTGACATTGGTGTTCGAAATTAGTTTTTTAGTAATTGAGACCGTCCAACTAAAATCCGTATGTAACAGATTGTTAAGAAAACCTAAAACAGCCCTTTCAAATTTATACTAAACTCCCAAAGGAAAAATGTGGAAGTTAATTAAACTTTGTATTAAATTTACTGTATAACTTAAGATGTGAATTAAATTATAAGGCTACTTTATCAAGAAAGTCTCTTAATGAAAACCTCTACGAAATTAATACTCTCATACACTTTTTCGGAAATTACTTTTACCTAACATTCTGAAGATCGGTTTTACACCATTACGAATATTTCTTATTCTCCAATGGTACAACCCTGGATTGAAAGACGATGACAAAACAATTAGCACCACTGTCGCCATGGTAGAGAACTGTCCTTTCGTCTTCTCTTGCCAGccgttttgaattaaaatattcacTTACCGTAGTGGAAATAACACGCAACAAGACACAAATtgagaataacaataaaatacatAGCATAGATGCTACAGGTTTGTTGTACTTCGCTAAGTCAATTGAGGGTGGACTAAAGTTCTGAAAAAGCCCGCTACCTTGAATTTGGTTATAATGGCGGCGGATAATTCGGTAAACTTTGAAATAAGCGAGCACTGTCccacgaaaacaaaataaaatctctGATTTCATCGCTATTaacaatatatttaaaaaaagctagATCTTTTGTACATAAAAATGAAAGGACAATGGTTGGAATCTTGAGGAATAATAACGATCTTTGAGACATCTGCATGCAACTTTCAACGGACATCAAAGTCATGGTAGCAATAGTAATAGGGACGAAAAAGACAAAGCTTCACGAACTGAGGACAAATAGCACTGGATTATCCTGTGACAATTTCGAACCTGTAAAAAGCTTTAACCAATATGCTCAAAGCACGAAGGGGCCCACCGATTAGATCACCCAACCAGTCAGTCCTAGCCATTCTACTAGAAAAAATATGGAACGAAGTTCTCGCAAAGTTCATCATCCAAATAGTCGCCAGAATTAACCCATTCTTCACCGCTGCCACTACCGCTGCTGCTGAAATATCAAATGTATTATTAGTGGAATAGAGGTTTTTATTGTTGTGGTCGTCTAAAGAGCATAAAAAAACCGACTTTCGCTTTTTTGAACATGGTGTAGCTTGGGAAGTAAGCATGAAAATCTCAATCAGATTTCTTGCTAAACCTACGAGCCAAAAATGATGCATAGGAACTGCTTTCACATCTACAATGTGGTGACTTGCTGCCGCGAACCGTCTGAATAATTTTTCCAACAGTTTTTTAGATATTAACCTCGgtttgtttcattaattttcaagtttaaattattaattttttttttattccagtCACCTTTTTATCGATTTGCTTCAAATATCTCTCAAATCAGACCATCTCGACAGTCATACaaaacatttagtttttttacatgtatttctttATTGAAGCTGATAGTTTTTTGTTGATTACTTATTGATATCATGTTGGGAGTAATTACTATCCTTTCAAGACCCCTTGAAGTTGTTAACATAAACTGAGATGAgattaaattacaaatttaatttcttcttttcctttagaGATTTGTTTATGAGTAGAATTACttgataacatttttaattatttatggTTTTTGCTTCGCAAATATCATTTGGTTCATGTTTTCAAAACCTATTGTAGTTGCTGAGCTTACATTTGTCGTTTCCATCCGCAATTACATCTTTGAATTATTGGGACAGCTGACTTTAAAGCCAAATAGAATTATGTACCATCTCGTAGGAAGTTTTATACAGCTCTTTGGAAATATGCGTGAACGCCACAAAGAATATTGtagaacaaagtaaaaattttacgTTCAGTTCATTAGCTATTTTTGCAGGTATATTTAAGAATCGGCAGTACGTAACAAAAGCCTTagtagaacaaaaaaaaaatgtttctacttTGTTTTAGAAAGAACTGCGTCAaacatgaaatttgaatttcttgtGGTTTGGAATAGCCGTGTAcatttaaatgcattttttttaagggtttatCGGAAGCACGCTAGTTAGTTCAGTTGTGTCTCTACGAGTAACTCTACTCAGACTAAGGAACCATTTTAATAAGTTGACAAAATTTACGTTCTTAAGCTAGCTAATAGCTGTTTAAGACCTCTACGAATGTCCCTCATTCTCCAAATGTACAACCCTGGGTTGAGCGACGAAGACAGAAATACGAGCACCATTGAAAGGTCTATAGAGCTTTCTTTCACCTCACCTGTAATTAATAAAGATAACACACTAGATacaaaaaaaggtaagaaaCACATAGAAAGAAGCAAAAAGATATACAGCATGGTTGCCACAGATTTCTTGTACTTTGCCAAGTCTATTGCGGGTTGATCAAAGTTCTGAGATATTACAGTGGCCTGAGTTTGAAGCTGGTGACGACGAATAATTTGATAAACCTTAAAATAAGCGAAAGATATGATAAgataacaaaacgaaaattcTGCAATTGTTATTTTACATAAGGTATACCGAAACGCTAGTTCCCTCAAAGTTAAAATGTAGACAATTAGTGAAGGGATCGGAGAGAGTAATATTACCATAGCAGCGTAATATCGGCGATGGGATGTTGTAGAAGATCTCCTAGACATATGCAACCATCGCTCAATGGACATTACTGTCATAGTAGCAAGAGTGATGTTGATAAAGAGGTAGGTGCTAAATCCAGCGATTATTCCAAGGACACTTACTACCTCTGGATTATCTAGTTTTACTGCCGCGTTTTGTCCATTTATCAAGTGGGACGAGGCGTACAAAGGCTGGGAAATAAGTCCTGTTAGTAAGTCAGTGACTGCTAATCCGCTAAGAAGAGAATGGAATGATGTTCTAAGAAAAGTCCTCCTCCAGATTGTGGCTAAAATCAACGCATTTCCCGCTACTGCTGGGACTGATAGGAGAGCGATAACCACTGCTGTCGAGAAAGTGAGTTCATTACCAGCGGAATCGAGGTTTTTAGACGTagaattttgttcattttcggACATTGTGCAGCTTCAGTGATGAATGTGACGGTTGCCGATCGGATATCTTGTTAAAGCCACCGCCCAAAATAGCCCGAGCGACTTGAAACAGCTAACTGCGGCGTCAGTTAAGATTAGTTTTGAGGCCTGAACGATTTGCCCGACGGTGTTTCAGTTCGTTTTTTACCGAGAAATATACAGCGCTAATTTGGCACGGTTCGTTTGACTTTCTGTTCGGCTTTAAATAATTGATGGTTTTTCTAGCCAAGGTTTACAATGCATCTTGATGAACTTGAATACAGACGTCTTTTAAATCAAACGCACTGTTGACATGCCATCTCGACAATAATATACAAAACAATAACTTTTACTGATTATTCAGTGACGTCACGTTGAGAGAAAATGCAATGTCATTCAGGAGTTCCTCGggctttcaaattatttcatttaagaATTCAAGGGTTTTATTTGTATACACAGGTTTCAATGGGTATGGTGAGGTTTTTATAAACCATCTTGAGCCAGTTGCAAACACAATCTGTCTATGATAAATAAATGTCATTACTCGGCAACTGTTTTCCGTAACCTTTTCATAACAAATGCTTTCAGTAAGTTTACAAGAGGACTGATGGTTTTTCAAGTAATCTAAAATAGAATGAAGCTGAccataaattcattttttattaatttatcttgCAATTCAGATCTCTAGCTAATCGTTATAGCTAATGCATCTTAAAGATGAATGCAAATATAGGATGGTATATCCCTCACGAAAGTCATTGTTTACGTAATTAATTTTataggagaagaaataaatatttacaaaagtTATAGTTATAGGACATATATACCTATAGTTATATATAGTATATAGTTATAGGACAGTTTTGGCGATAAATACATCACTTTTAATGTCTTGAAAAGATCGGGCTCTTTATCTAGCTAACAGTTGTCTAAGGCCATTCGGGATATCCCTCATTCTTCTAAGGTACAACCCTGAACTGAGAGACGAAGACAGAGGCACGAGCACCATTTCACGTCAGTAGTTATACTCACTTCATTGGGATAAACCTTTATCTGAACGTTTTCTGAATCAGAttgtataaaaattaaataacagagAGAGAATAGCTAAAAAATGGTTGAGTGGCGATTAGAAGCAGCCTAGATGGAAGTTCATTCGCCAGAGGTTTTATAGACCAAACCTTAGTTTTTGACTAGATGTGTTAACAGATAATTTGACTAGGATCCAATGTCCTGCCTTAAGCcatgaaaatgttgaaaaaatcaGTTTCTTCTGCAAACGAATAGTTGTTTGAAGCCATTACGGATATCTCTCATTCTCCAAAGGTACAACCCTGGACTGAGAGACGAAGACAGAAATACGAGCACCATCGTCACGTCAGTAGTTATATTCAGCTCTCTGGGACCAGCctttatcaaaacatttaccGTGTTAGATACAATAAAAGGCAAGAAACAAATAGAGAATAGCAATAAAATGTATAAGATGGTTGCAACAGATCTTTTGTATTTGGTTACGTCTATTGCAGAATGGCTAAAGTTCCCAGGTATCCTGTTAGCTTGAGTTTGATTCTGATGACTTCGAATAATTCGATAGATCTTAAAATAAGCGAAAGATGTAACACAATAGCTGATAAACATTTCTATTGATATTACTATGGGGAATGAGGATGGATTTAAAAAGTAAAGAGCAACCAAGGCAATTGGAAGAAACAAGATTACGACAAGAACCAAAAATCGGCGATGAGATGTGAAAGAGAATCCTCCAGACATGTGCAACCATCGTTCAATGGACATCAATGTTATTGTCAGAAACGTAATGGTGACCAAGTAAATTGCGCTGATCACAGTGACTTTTCCTAAGACATTAGTTGGTTGTGGTGTATCTCGTACAACCGTCGAGTTTGTTGACAATATCAAACTATAAGAAGCATAGGTAGGATAAGCGATCAGACCGGTACAAAAATCGCTCAATGCCAATCCACTTAGAAGAATATGGAACGATGTTCTCGAAAAACTTTTCTTCCAAATCGTCACCAAAATCAATGCATTTCCAACCACCGCCACGGGACATAAAACAGCAATGACCAACGATGCTGTAAATTTTACGGTACTACCCAGAGTATCAAGGTCGCCTTGGTAGGTAGGACAAGTCGTGTTATTCGGCATGATGAAACTTCAATGGCGAACGTTAAGATCCAATTCTTGATAAAGTACAGCACGAAAATACTTCATGCGAAATAACCTCTTGCATCAAAATAGAGCTAGATATTTATTACAGCGAACTGCAATATCGATGAAAACTATTTCTGACCCCTTAAATTTCTCTGCTCGATAGCTCTTCGTTTCTGCTCGTTACATATATGCAGCACTACTTGTTTATTGCACTGCTCAGCCTTAGAtcgctgttttcttttttctagtcattttttatcttaatcTCCTACAGGTGgcattttaaatcaaacagaTCGATTCAATACATGCATGAACAAGTTTTGAAGATAGCAGTGCTTACCTTGCCGCTTGATTTCCGGAATCTTTCTTTATGGAAATTTGTTGATTACTTATGGACTTTACGTTTCATACACATAGGGGAAAAATGAATCACGCTGATAAGAACAGcctttgcttttaaaatgatcCAAAGTGAAATATCGTttgaacatttaattttttttttaataatttatttttatttactcgCGCTCGATTTCTGTCTTCATTTGCATGAGAATAGAATCACAAGGTAAAAGGAATTAATTAATAGGATAGAGGAAACTTAGAGACTGAATCCAGCTACAGGTACTACTCTAAATGTAACTCCCCTTAAGCTACCGCTTAACCGATTGTTCTCTCGAGAAGTAAAAATGTTAATCATGAATAAACACACGTCTAAAGTAAAACTTCTATACTCGCATAAACCTTTCACAGGCCATTTAATTATACTAAGTGTTGTGTAGTTTACCAGGAAAGATAACCGTTCAACTTCGCTCCAATCTAAAACAAAGCCCAAGTCCCACAGATAGTCTATTATTCTCGTCATTGTTTTATATTTATCAAAGAACTGCATGCAACGGAAATCTTGCCTTCGCAGTTTTGACGTAGCTTAAATTAGATAAGGTTCTGAATCCAGCTACAGGTCTTACTCTAAATATAATTCGCCTCAAGTTACTGCAAACTGAGTTTCAGCTGAGGGACGCAAAATGTATGTTCTTTAATGCTGACAAACGATCAACTAGCCACTATCTTGGTTTCACTTTCTACTTtttttgcaattaattttaagaCTATTTCTTCTAAAGAAAGTACCTTTATTGGAAAATATAGAACATAATTATACCAtccacaatttttattttttcatctcaTGGAGAggttttaattattaatgatctttctttcaaattttatccGGTTTATTTGGGGTTGATAGCATTAAAATTTACTGCCTACCATAAGAAAACACGGAAAAGCCAATAAATATATGATTTAATTGCAGAGGAAGTGAAATATATTTAGATAAGCGTGGCTTTTGTAATCTTTCCCTTCAATTGCCTTTAGATGTATGTTTTTAAGCAAAATGAACAGGTTTCCTCTTTACGAAGAATCGAAGATTTTCACCCGTTCTTTCGAATGCAATAATGCCACGCAAAACTAAATATAGGACTGAACTTGATGTTAGATTTATCTCATTTTATGACTTTTTAATAGGAACTGATAGGAAGCCTTCCACTTGTGAATACGGTAATTTACTTTAAAGTCGAGAAAGGAAGTTGAAATTTAAGCAGAGcaatacaaagaaaacaacgaatAGAGGTGAAGATCCACAAAAAATCTGTTCttgaatcctttttttttgtcacaaaatgCATGttgtaccaaaaaaattttcgaaaagaGAGGAATAA
The sequence above is a segment of the Pocillopora verrucosa isolate sample1 chromosome 13, ASM3666991v2, whole genome shotgun sequence genome. Coding sequences within it:
- the LOC131770764 gene encoding probable G-protein coupled receptor 45 produces the protein MSENEQNSTSKNLDSAGNELTFSTAVVIALLSVPAVAGNALILATIWRRTFLRTSFHSLLSGLAVTDLLTGLISQPLYASSHLINGQNAAVKLDNPEVVSVLGIIAGFSTYLFINITLATMTVMSIERWLHMSRRSSTTSHRRYYAAMVILLSPIPSLIVYILTLRELAFRYTLCKITIAEFSFCYLIISFAYFKVYQIIRRHQLQTQATVISQNFDQPAIDLAKYKKSVATMLYIFLLLSMCFLPFFVSSVLSLLITGEVKESSIDLSMVLVFLSSSLNPGLYIWRMRDIRRGLKQLLASLRT
- the LOC131770763 gene encoding histamine H2 receptor-like, producing the protein MPNNTTCPTYQGDLDTLGSTVKFTASLVIAVLCPVAVVGNALILVTIWKKSFSRTSFHILLSGLALSDFCTGLIAYPTYASYSLILSTNSTVVRDTPQPTNVLGKVTVISAIYLVTITFLTITLMSIERWLHMSGGFSFTSHRRFLVLVVILFLPIALVALYFLNPSSFPIVISIEMFISYCVTSFAYFKIYRIIRSHQNQTQANRIPGNFSHSAIDVTKYKRSVATILYILLLFSICFLPFIVSNTVNVLIKAGPRELNITTDVTMVLVFLSSSLSPGLYLWRMRDIRNGFKQLFVCRRN